GTCAAATATTATTATATTATTAGACACAGATTACACAGATGATAATTTCTTGAGAACTACTTGACAAAACTGTAGTTTTAAGTAATAATTAGTTCGATGTCTAAAACACTGAGCTACACGGATGTGAACACTGATAGGGATGGTGTTTTTGTAATCCATGAACATCACGCAACTCACTTGCATTGGGATATGCGGCTTAGTATGGATGGTGTGCTTAAAAGTTGGGCACTCCCTAAGATACCACCAACAGAGTGTGGTATAAAGAGGCTTGCTCTCCAGACTCAAGACCATTCACTTGACTATGCTAATTTTGAGGGCATAATCCCTAAAGGCTTATATGGAGCAGGTGAAGTTAAAATATGGGATAAGGGTAAGTATGAACTTATTACAAGGGCTCAAAATAAGATAGAATTTACACTTTATGGTAAAAAGTTAAAAGGAACCTATGTACTATTTAAATTTAAAAAGGGGGGCAATAACCAGTGGCTATTTTTAAAGGAAGGGCATAAAAATAATATCAAATATCAAAAATGGGGGTAGAGATATGAAAAATGTATCAAATTTTACCGAAGTCCCTATTGATAAGCTAAGGTGGAGGTGTGACCCAGATAGTTTAGGATTTGAGACAACAGAAGAGCTAAAATTGCAGCCTGCCATAATTGGTCAAAAGAGGGCAGTTAATGCGCTACGGATTGGGCTTGATATTGAAAGCTTAGGGTATAATATATTTGTAGCCGGTCCTGTAGGGACTGGTAGGAAGACAGCTGTCACTCATCTATTAAAGGAAACTGAGCGCTTCAAGCGACTACCTGATGACAAATGTTATGTTAATAATTTCAAGAATCCTGATGAGCCAATACTTATCAGACTGAAAGCAGGACAAGGTAGAGGCTTCAAAAAAGACATGGATGAGCTTATTGAGTACTTGGTTAAGAATATACCTTTAATTTTTAAGAGTGAAGATTACCAGAAAAAAAGAAAAGAAATTATAGAGAAATTTAAAAAGAGACAAAACGAGCTTGTAAAGAATTTTGAGAAAGAGGCATCTAAGGAAAACTTCACTTTAGTTCAATTACAAGTAGGTCCATTTGCAAGACCAGATATAGTGCCTATAATTGATGGCAAGTCTGTAAATTTTCAAGAGCTCTCAACATTAGTTGAGAAGGGCAAATTTTCAAAAACTGAGTTTGCAAAACTTGAGCAGAAGCGTTCTAAACTCGTTGATGAGCTTGAGTCTGTTCTCAAAGAAATAAGAGACATTGAGAAAGCAATTCATGATAAGTTAAGGGAGTTAGACTATGGGGTAGCTACCCCGTTAATTGAGCGTAAAATTGATGAGATAAAAGATAAATACCTGCCCGACAACAGGCAGGCGGGTAAGAATGAAAAAATAAATCAATATTTAGACGAAGTAAAGAATGATATTATTGAGAATTTGGACAGATTTCAGGAGAAACCTGAAAGAGAAACTCCGCTGGATATACCGCCTTCACCTATAGACCTATTTCTTCGCTATCGTGTTAATCTAATTGTAGATAATTATGGTGCAAAGCGGGCGCCTGTCATCTTTGAGACCTCCCCTACTTATCGTAATCTATTTGGTGCTATAGAGGCTGTATCTGACAGATTTGGTCAATGGCGGACTGATTTTACAAGAATAAAAGCTGGCTCTATTATAAGGGCTGATGGTGGTTATCTCATTATAGAAGCATTAGATGCATTAATAGAACCGGGAGTTTGGTCTACTTTAAAAAGGACACTCCGAAATAGGAAAGCAGAGATACAAAATTACACCCCATTTTATATGTTATCTATGCCGGCACTTAAACCTGAGCCTGTAGAATGTGATGTAAAAGTTGTAATGGTAGGCGATTATTTTTTATACAATTTACTATACGAACATGACGAAGATTTCAAGAAAATATTTAAAATAAGGGCAGACTTTGATTCAGTAATGGATATAAATACAGAAGCTATAAAGGAGTATGCTAATTTTATAAAGAAGATATGTTCACAAGAAAAACTTATCCCATTTGATAAAGGGGCTTGTGCATCAGTTATTGAATACGGGGTTAGAATATCCGGGAGACAGAGTAAACTTTCTACTCACTTTAATCAGGTTGCCGATTTACTGCGGGAAGCTAATCATTGGGCACATAAAGAAGGTAGTTCTATAGTAACTAACAAGCATGTAGAAAAGGCAATTGATGAGAAGATAGAACGTTCAAGACTTATTGAAGAGAAGATTCAAGAGTTGATAGAAGATGGCACAATTATGATTGATACTTCTGGTAATGTAATAGGACAGGTAAATGGACTATCAGTTTATGATACCGGGGACTACACTTTTGGTAAGCCTTCTCGTATAACTGCTAAGACATCAGTAGGTAGCTCAGGCATAATTGATATTGAAAGGGAGGCTGAGTTAAGTGGTAGAATTCATAGTAAGGGAGTGCTAATACTTGCTGGCTATCTACGTTCAAAGTATGCCCAAGATAAGCCACTTGCAATGAGTGCAAGTCTCTGTTTTGAGCAATCTTATAC
The sequence above is drawn from the bacterium genome and encodes:
- a CDS encoding DNA polymerase ligase N-terminal domain-containing protein, encoding MSKTLSYTDVNTDRDGVFVIHEHHATHLHWDMRLSMDGVLKSWALPKIPPTECGIKRLALQTQDHSLDYANFEGIIPKGLYGAGEVKIWDKGKYELITRAQNKIEFTLYGKKLKGTYVLFKFKKGGNNQWLFLKEGHKNNIKYQKWG
- a CDS encoding ATP-binding protein; this encodes MKNVSNFTEVPIDKLRWRCDPDSLGFETTEELKLQPAIIGQKRAVNALRIGLDIESLGYNIFVAGPVGTGRKTAVTHLLKETERFKRLPDDKCYVNNFKNPDEPILIRLKAGQGRGFKKDMDELIEYLVKNIPLIFKSEDYQKKRKEIIEKFKKRQNELVKNFEKEASKENFTLVQLQVGPFARPDIVPIIDGKSVNFQELSTLVEKGKFSKTEFAKLEQKRSKLVDELESVLKEIRDIEKAIHDKLRELDYGVATPLIERKIDEIKDKYLPDNRQAGKNEKINQYLDEVKNDIIENLDRFQEKPERETPLDIPPSPIDLFLRYRVNLIVDNYGAKRAPVIFETSPTYRNLFGAIEAVSDRFGQWRTDFTRIKAGSIIRADGGYLIIEALDALIEPGVWSTLKRTLRNRKAEIQNYTPFYMLSMPALKPEPVECDVKVVMVGDYFLYNLLYEHDEDFKKIFKIRADFDSVMDINTEAIKEYANFIKKICSQEKLIPFDKGACASVIEYGVRISGRQSKLSTHFNQVADLLREANHWAHKEGSSIVTNKHVEKAIDEKIERSRLIEEKIQELIEDGTIMIDTSGNVIGQVNGLSVYDTGDYTFGKPSRITAKTSVGSSGIIDIEREAELSGRIHSKGVLILAGYLRSKYAQDKPLAMSASLCFEQSYTGVEGDSASSSEVYALLSSLSELPIRQDIAVTGSVNQKGEIQSIGGVNQKIEGFYDVCKAKGLTGTQGVIIPYQNINDLMLRKDVIEAVKKGKFHIYPVKTIDEGIEILTGMKAGERTKDGEYEDGTVNWMVDRKLREFANKWRDFRLGEGSERTNC